A stretch of the Acidilobus sp. 7A genome encodes the following:
- a CDS encoding preprotein translocase subunit Sec61beta: MPEKKKSSSSRKKKESGPLAAAGLVAFYENYKSKVEISPTALIITSVVISAIVIMARFIVH; the protein is encoded by the coding sequence ATGCCAGAAAAGAAGAAGAGCTCATCGAGCAGGAAGAAGAAGGAGTCAGGTCCGCTCGCCGCAGCTGGGCTGGTGGCCTTCTACGAGAACTACAAGTCAAAAGTTGAGATATCACCAACTGCTCTGATAATAACTTCAGTGGTTATAAGCGCCATTGTTATAATGGCCAGGTTCATAGTTCACTGA
- a CDS encoding iron-containing alcohol dehydrogenase produces MPLKPFEWVYSCTKIHYGPSSEESLRGYVKGLKKVMVVTGRVAAKASGALDDVIAILKGNNVEFAHFDKIVSNPPSSLADELASNLKEFGAEAVIAIGGGSTIDVAKVAAAIAVNGGTSLDYLYGRRRAQSCLPVYAVNLTHGTGSEVNRYANLTDVTRGDKLGNEVCYPRAAFDDPRYTLSMPMEQVLCTSFDALYHAYEAATTYGSSPLVWTLAEDSVRRIAENLPLAASNPKDETPRYWLMYASMISGVAIDLSPTNIIHQLENILSGLVPSLPHGCGLAIIGPALAPIVHSASPEVSTRLLRLLDPSASVSAETAGNILKRFAESVGFNKRLGDYGIGKDTVREAVRRAFSNSVIAERLRTRLGGLALDEQKLMELLNSMI; encoded by the coding sequence ATGCCGCTGAAGCCGTTTGAGTGGGTATATAGCTGTACCAAGATTCACTATGGGCCTAGCTCTGAGGAGTCCCTGAGGGGCTACGTAAAGGGCTTGAAGAAGGTAATGGTAGTTACTGGCAGGGTGGCAGCCAAGGCTAGCGGAGCCCTCGACGACGTCATAGCCATACTCAAGGGTAATAATGTTGAATTTGCCCACTTCGACAAGATAGTCTCTAACCCGCCCTCCTCCCTTGCAGATGAGCTTGCAAGCAACTTAAAGGAGTTCGGCGCTGAGGCGGTCATAGCGATAGGCGGCGGGAGCACAATTGATGTGGCTAAGGTCGCAGCTGCCATAGCTGTGAACGGCGGCACCTCGCTGGACTACCTTTACGGCAGGAGGCGCGCCCAGAGCTGTCTCCCGGTTTACGCTGTGAACTTAACCCATGGGACAGGCTCCGAGGTCAACCGCTACGCTAACTTGACTGATGTGACTAGGGGGGACAAGCTCGGCAATGAGGTCTGCTATCCAAGGGCGGCCTTTGACGATCCAAGGTACACGCTGTCTATGCCTATGGAGCAAGTGCTCTGCACCAGCTTTGACGCGCTCTACCACGCCTACGAGGCTGCCACTACATACGGCAGCTCCCCCCTTGTGTGGACTTTAGCGGAGGATTCCGTGAGGAGGATAGCGGAGAACTTGCCCCTGGCAGCCTCGAACCCTAAAGATGAGACGCCGAGGTACTGGCTTATGTATGCCTCAATGATATCGGGTGTTGCGATAGATCTGAGCCCAACTAACATCATACACCAGTTGGAGAACATACTGAGCGGCCTTGTGCCCTCGCTGCCGCACGGCTGCGGCCTAGCAATAATAGGGCCTGCTCTGGCGCCAATAGTGCACTCCGCCTCGCCAGAGGTCTCAACAAGGCTTCTGCGCCTCCTCGACCCCTCGGCATCGGTGAGCGCTGAGACCGCTGGCAACATACTTAAGAGGTTTGCTGAGTCCGTGGGCTTTAACAAGAGGCTCGGGGACTACGGCATAGGTAAGGACACGGTTAGGGAAGCCGTGAGGAGGGCCTTCAGCAACTCTGTGATAGCAGAGAGGCTGAGGACCAGGCTCGGGGGCCTGGCCCTTGATGAACAGAAGCTGATGGAGCTGCTGAACTCCATGATTTAA
- a CDS encoding geranylgeranylglyceryl/heptaprenylglyceryl phosphate synthase, with protein sequence MRLLLSEKAEKGKVHLTLIDPEKTSPSEAERIASVAADAGSSAILVGGSLGIFEPQLSEVVKATKRSGLPVILFPGNLNGLTPHADAVLFMTLINSDDPYYVGGVQAQAAPIVMRMGLEPIPTSYIIVGYGGAAGYIGRARPIPYDRSDILAAYALASAMMGSSLIYIEAGSGAPEPVPPSSIKLVRKALDSIEFDGLLIVGGGINSPSVAAALTEAGADGIVNGTIAEKDPRSLYHIINAIRPHS encoded by the coding sequence ATGAGATTGCTACTTTCAGAGAAGGCTGAGAAGGGAAAGGTGCACCTGACGCTGATAGACCCTGAGAAGACCTCGCCCTCTGAGGCCGAAAGGATAGCGTCAGTGGCGGCTGATGCGGGCTCCAGCGCCATCTTGGTTGGGGGCTCCCTCGGCATCTTCGAGCCCCAGCTCTCTGAGGTCGTAAAGGCTACGAAGAGGTCTGGCCTACCAGTGATACTCTTTCCTGGAAACTTAAATGGTCTTACCCCTCACGCGGATGCCGTTCTATTCATGACCTTGATAAACAGTGACGACCCCTACTATGTTGGTGGTGTTCAGGCCCAGGCGGCCCCCATAGTTATGAGGATGGGGCTCGAGCCCATACCCACGTCCTATATAATAGTTGGCTACGGTGGGGCTGCGGGGTACATAGGGAGGGCGAGGCCTATTCCATACGATAGGAGCGACATATTGGCAGCCTACGCCTTGGCCAGCGCCATGATGGGCTCCTCCTTGATATACATAGAGGCCGGAAGTGGGGCCCCGGAGCCAGTGCCCCCAAGCTCAATAAAGCTCGTCAGGAAGGCCCTGGATTCCATAGAATTTGATGGCCTACTAATAGTGGGAGGCGGCATAAACTCGCCCAGCGTGGCCGCAGCCCTGACTGAGGCGGGCGCTGACGGCATAGTTAATGGAACGATCGCTGAAAAAGATCCCAGGTCACTCTACCACATAATTAATGCCATTCGCCCGCACAGCTAG
- the rpiA gene encoding ribose 5-phosphate isomerase A — MDNCSPKEAAARGALETFKDLISRSLVAGVGTGTTVKEFISVASELLRGKRVLSSSLSTSLELSSRGVDVVSYPAERRTVDLYIDGADEVTADGHMIKGRGGALLGEKILAYFSRVNIFIVGEDKLVGRLGSKGPLPIEVVPEAYPLVSEELSSLGFKAVAREGSGKVGPLISDLRGMIVDVYTGPIERPEDLEATLKRIPGVVETGLFLGMADYIVVGKEGCNYEVLRFTRKTKAHFM; from the coding sequence TTGGATAACTGCAGTCCTAAAGAGGCGGCTGCGCGCGGGGCGCTGGAGACATTTAAGGACCTCATTTCAAGGTCGCTAGTAGCAGGCGTGGGCACGGGGACCACCGTTAAGGAGTTCATATCAGTGGCCTCCGAGCTGCTCCGCGGCAAGAGAGTCCTCAGCTCAAGTCTGTCAACCTCCCTAGAGCTGAGCAGCAGGGGCGTGGACGTCGTGTCATATCCAGCTGAGCGCCGCACAGTGGACCTCTACATAGATGGCGCTGACGAGGTGACAGCCGATGGCCATATGATAAAGGGCAGAGGGGGAGCCCTGCTTGGCGAGAAGATACTTGCCTACTTCAGCAGGGTGAATATTTTCATTGTAGGCGAGGACAAGCTTGTCGGAAGGCTGGGCTCCAAGGGCCCCCTTCCCATAGAGGTGGTGCCTGAGGCCTACCCGCTGGTCTCTGAGGAGCTGAGCTCCCTGGGGTTCAAGGCTGTCGCCAGAGAGGGGAGCGGCAAAGTCGGCCCCCTCATAAGTGACCTGAGAGGCATGATAGTGGACGTTTACACCGGCCCCATAGAGAGGCCAGAGGACCTTGAGGCAACGTTAAAGCGGATACCTGGCGTGGTTGAGACGGGGCTGTTCCTGGGCATGGCAGACTATATTGTAGTGGGCAAGGAGGGCTGCAACTATGAAGTCCTCAGGTTTACGAGGAAGACCAAGGCCCACTTTATGTGA
- a CDS encoding MazG nucleotide pyrophosphohydrolase domain-containing protein — protein sequence MELRCVQKAMMDEYFKRDSERGLFPTFAWFVEEVGELGEALLKRDKAGVSEELADVIAWALSIANLVGIDVEEALRLKYGEVLLKGSASSCDSH from the coding sequence GTGGAGCTGAGGTGTGTTCAGAAGGCAATGATGGACGAGTACTTCAAGAGGGACAGCGAGAGAGGGCTTTTCCCTACATTTGCGTGGTTTGTAGAGGAGGTGGGCGAGCTTGGCGAGGCGCTGCTTAAGAGGGACAAGGCAGGCGTATCAGAGGAGCTGGCGGACGTCATAGCGTGGGCGCTCAGCATAGCTAACCTAGTAGGCATTGATGTTGAGGAGGCCCTGAGACTTAAGTACGGTGAGGTGCTCCTTAAGGGTTCGGCCTCGTCGTGTGACAGTCACTAA
- a CDS encoding AAA family ATPase, producing MPIQRQPEELMKLASQFLTELESPFVGRHEESLVITLALMTGEHVVLIGEPGTAKSAIARRSADLLSAKFFKYLLTKFTEPSELFGPLDIKALRQGVYRRITTGKLPEAEIAFLDEIFNANSAVLNSILSIMQERVLYDGYTEIKVPLWTLVGASNRVPEEPELEALYDRFLFRQNVRPLDEESWDSLLDASWKLEMGITQAANKVMSTDDIKEINNLMFKVDLSAVKSKLIRLFMIMNEKELHISDRRKGKILKAIAAHAILEGRLQATESDLIVLKYTVPKDIDDFDKVNTILVEELKTKERIMRELEEIANNVKNSEKSIKELEAFDPRLLDIYKNLKVAKGKIQSLVQDVEDEEVRRKAEEVDDMIESLTQEIMIKLNM from the coding sequence GTGCCCATACAAAGGCAGCCTGAGGAGCTGATGAAGCTTGCGTCTCAGTTCCTCACAGAGCTTGAAAGCCCGTTTGTAGGAAGGCATGAGGAGTCCCTCGTAATCACGCTCGCCTTAATGACAGGGGAGCACGTAGTCCTGATAGGCGAGCCAGGCACTGCGAAGAGCGCCATAGCCAGGAGGTCCGCGGACCTGCTCAGCGCCAAGTTCTTCAAGTACCTCCTCACCAAGTTTACGGAGCCTAGTGAGCTCTTCGGACCCCTTGACATAAAGGCCCTAAGGCAGGGCGTTTACAGGAGGATAACCACAGGAAAGCTACCGGAGGCTGAGATAGCCTTCCTAGATGAGATATTCAACGCCAACAGCGCAGTGCTCAACAGCATACTTAGTATAATGCAGGAGAGAGTTCTCTACGACGGCTACACTGAGATAAAGGTCCCCCTCTGGACCCTCGTGGGTGCCTCAAACAGGGTGCCCGAGGAGCCTGAGCTTGAGGCCCTCTACGACAGGTTCCTCTTCAGGCAGAACGTGAGGCCGCTGGACGAGGAGTCCTGGGACAGCCTCCTCGACGCCTCGTGGAAGCTTGAGATGGGCATAACGCAGGCAGCGAACAAGGTTATGAGTACGGACGACATAAAGGAGATTAATAACTTGATGTTCAAGGTGGACCTCAGCGCAGTGAAGAGTAAGCTGATAAGGCTCTTCATGATAATGAACGAGAAGGAGCTTCACATAAGCGACAGGAGAAAGGGCAAGATACTGAAGGCCATAGCTGCCCACGCAATACTGGAGGGCAGGCTGCAGGCAACGGAGTCAGACCTGATAGTACTCAAGTACACGGTACCTAAAGACATAGACGACTTTGACAAGGTTAACACCATACTAGTCGAGGAGCTTAAGACTAAGGAGAGGATAATGAGGGAGCTGGAGGAGATAGCGAACAACGTGAAGAACAGTGAGAAGTCAATAAAGGAGCTTGAGGCCTTCGACCCAAGGCTCCTGGACATCTACAAGAACCTCAAGGTGGCTAAGGGCAAGATACAGAGCCTCGTACAGGACGTTGAGGACGAGGAGGTGAGGAGGAAGGCCGAGGAGGTTGACGACATGATAGAGAGCCTCACCCAGGAGATCATGATTAAGCTGAACATGTGA
- a CDS encoding acyl-CoA dehydrogenase family protein translates to MDFDLSQDEKLFKQAVHEFLSKELAPIWSDMDSKKTIPTDLLHRMGEQGLFAIPVPEEYGGQGGNFTLATLAVEEVAYNDPAVATAVFTLLNNAWPYILYLYGAEEAKQKILPAVGKGRGFFGIASTEPTGGSDVAGERTSATKNGNIYRVTGEKVYISGVRESMEQLDIGSWYLIARTSPEPGHKSLTGFAFIGNDGGRRPEGFEYGILNTIGRHAISTGTLKFNNTPVEDRYVVGQEGRGFYIAMEGFSLARVLVSAANIGAAQWALETAISYSRERRLFGDRPIASYEGVSFPIAEVASRLEAARLLVYKAAQMADKIYVKKEPGLRPHDLDYWASTAKIEAVETAMTAAEVLMKTYGALSYTEEANVFRNLLGVLSYFVGAEGTQNIMRYIVARELIGKDYLKG, encoded by the coding sequence TTGGACTTTGACCTCTCGCAGGACGAGAAGCTCTTCAAGCAGGCCGTGCACGAGTTCCTCTCAAAGGAATTAGCTCCCATATGGAGCGACATGGACTCTAAGAAAACAATACCAACGGACCTGCTTCACAGGATGGGTGAACAGGGCCTCTTCGCTATCCCTGTGCCAGAAGAGTATGGCGGCCAGGGAGGCAACTTCACGCTCGCGACGCTGGCGGTTGAGGAGGTTGCGTATAACGACCCGGCTGTTGCGACTGCCGTCTTCACGCTACTCAACAACGCGTGGCCCTATATACTTTACCTATATGGCGCTGAGGAGGCCAAGCAGAAGATACTCCCAGCGGTAGGCAAGGGCAGGGGCTTCTTTGGAATAGCTTCTACCGAGCCCACGGGCGGCAGCGACGTCGCGGGAGAGCGCACCAGCGCGACCAAGAACGGGAACATTTACAGGGTCACGGGCGAGAAGGTTTACATAAGCGGTGTCAGGGAGTCCATGGAGCAGCTTGACATAGGGTCCTGGTACCTCATAGCCCGTACCTCGCCCGAGCCAGGCCACAAGTCTCTGACAGGCTTCGCCTTCATAGGTAATGACGGCGGCAGAAGGCCAGAGGGCTTCGAGTACGGAATACTCAACACTATCGGGAGGCACGCCATATCGACAGGCACCCTCAAGTTCAACAACACTCCTGTCGAGGACAGGTACGTCGTGGGGCAGGAGGGCAGGGGCTTCTACATAGCGATGGAGGGCTTCTCCCTCGCCAGGGTGCTCGTCAGCGCAGCCAACATAGGCGCTGCTCAGTGGGCCCTTGAGACAGCTATAAGCTACTCGAGGGAACGCAGGCTCTTCGGCGACAGACCCATAGCGTCATACGAGGGCGTCAGCTTCCCAATAGCTGAGGTGGCCTCCCGCCTGGAGGCCGCAAGGCTTCTGGTCTACAAGGCCGCACAGATGGCTGACAAAATATATGTAAAGAAGGAGCCTGGGCTACGGCCGCACGACCTAGACTACTGGGCCTCGACTGCCAAGATAGAGGCTGTGGAGACTGCCATGACAGCCGCGGAGGTCCTCATGAAGACCTACGGCGCGCTGTCCTACACTGAGGAGGCAAATGTATTTAGGAACCTGCTGGGGGTGCTGTCATACTTTGTGGGAGCAGAGGGCACGCAGAATATAATGAGGTACATAGTTGCCAGGGAGCTCATAGGTAAGGACTACTTGAAGGGTTAA